The DNA region AGTCATGCCTCCCCCTCCCCCTTACTAAAGTACGTAAAGTCTTCCATTGAATAGGTTTAAGTCCGGACTTTCGATGGAGTACCGCGCTAAAGTCCGCTATTCAAAGGAGTTGCAGCTAAAGTATTCATTCCAAAAGGAAAGGATCTCACTTATACCGAGATTCCCTCTCTGTTTTCAAGTATAGCTTGTTGGATAGAACTATTTTGCAATGTCTATCCCCTTTGTTTGTATGTACTTATGCAGGTTTTGGGCTTGACAGGATTTAGCGTGGTTTCGCGCTTTCGCGAATGAGGACGAGGTGTTCGGTGCGGGTTTAGATCTGATTTGCTGTTGGTGTGGAGGAAGGCAACCGCAGATTCCCTTCGGGAGTGACAACCAAGAGGCACGGCCCGCCTCTACGCGACCTGCTAATTTGCTCAAAAGGTGGAATGCAGAGACAGAACCAAGATCATTCCGAAGATGACATAGGCCGCGCCGATGAGCTTCCAGTTGGTGGGGGTGATCTGTTCAAAGCGGGAGGCGTTCCGGGTGAAGAGGCGGCGGCCAAGGAGGAAGCGGTAGATGGGGAGGACTTTGGTGGGCGCGGCGAGGTGAATCGTTCCCAGAAGAACGTAGGCGGCGGCGATGAAGAGGATGAGGAAGGTGGCGGCCATTTCAGCGTGTGTTGAGTCCAAGGAGAACATATGTGAGGCCGAAGGTGTACCTCCTAAGTGGATTGTTGAAGGATTTGCTGGGCGGCTCGTTGGCCTGAGCGGATGGCGGCATGGACGGTGCCCCAGTGGCCGGTGGTATCGGTGTGTTCGCCTGCGAAGTAGAGGGTGTTGCCGGCGGGGAGGGTCATTTTGGAACAGGCGTCGAGGGCTCCGGCGGCGATGTAGCTGTAGGCGCCGAGGCTGAAGGGGTCGTGCTGCCAGTCGTGGGTGTGGCAGGAGAGGAGCTGGACGCGGATGTCGGCGGGATTGAGGGAGAAGATCTGGGCGAGGGTTTTGCAGGCGGCTTCGCTTAGCTGGCTGGGGGTGAGGTTGGCGAGGGCTTCGGAGCGGGGCCCGCCGACCCATCCGGTGAGGGTGTTGCTGGAGGCGGGATGGGGCGTCCACCAGACGGGCGGCATGGAGGAGAAGGAGAGGAGGAAGCTGAGTTCGCGGAGGCCTGCGGGTGGGAGGTGCTTCCAGAAGGGCTCGCGGAAGACGAGAGTAAAGCGGCGGGCGTTGCCCATGCGGATGCGGTTGGCTTCGTGGAGGGCGTCGGGGGTGGGGCTGAAGGCGACGGAGTTTTGCTGGAGGACGCCGAGGGGCAGGGTGATGACGGCTTTGGCGGCATCGTGGGTGATGGGACGACCGTTGGTTTGGGCCTGGATGCGGACGTGGTTGGGGGTCCAGTCGATGCGCTCGACGAGGGTGTTGAGGGCGAGGGTTCCGCCTGCGTCGGTGAACTTCTGCGCGAGGAATTGGGGGAGGCGGTCGTAGCCGTCCTTGACGCGGAAGAGGCGGTCGCCTTCGATGGCCTCTTCGGCGGCTTGCTGCAGGCCGAGGGCGTGGGTGCTGATGATGCGGTGGTCGGCGGCGTTGAAGCCTTCGACGTAGCCGATTGCGGCTTGCTTTTGATCTTCAGGGATGGGGTGATGGGTGAGGTATTCGGCGAAGGTTAGGTCGGGGCCGGGGAGGGACTCGAGCTTGTCGAGGATAGGGGTGGACTCCTCTTCTTCGTCGCGGGATTGGAGGCGGCCGTCTTCGTAGGTGAGCATGGAGCCGTCGAGCTCGTAGGTTTCGAGGTTGGCTTCTTCGATGAGGGACCAGAGCTCGGGCGGGCGGCCGTGGATGAATTCGGCTCCTAGCTCGATGGTTTCGTTGGCTTCGCGGAGGGTGTGGATTCGTCCGCCTACTCGGCTGCTGGCTTCGAGGAGGGTGACGTTACGGCCTGCTTCGGCGAGGGTACGGGCGGCGGTTAGGCCGGACATACCGGCTCCGATGATGAGGATGTCGGATTGCATGTTGGTTGGATGCTGGTGTGGGGAGTTTTACTCTCCGATCCTTCGCCAAAGTGCGCGAAAGATGGGGCAGCCGGCGATAGACTGACGTGGATGGTGGCGAGGTTCGCGCGTAGCGCGAATACCCACTCATGCGATGAGACTGCATGAATGGGGCACCCGGCACCCGGCATGAATGGGACTCCGGCGTCTGTTTGGAATCGAACTGCTAATCCAGGAAACGTTTGGCTATGCCTTCGTAGGCGTCGATGCGGCGGTCGCGTAGGAAGGGCCAGTGCTGGCGGGTGACTTCGACTAGTTTGGGGTCGAGGTCGGCGTAGAGGATCTCTTCTTTATCGTGGCTGGCCTGGGCGAGAATGCGGCCGAAGGGATCGGCGATGAAGCTGCCGCCCCAGAACTCGATGCCGGAGTGGGGGGTGTGGTCACCGGGGCCGTGCAGCTCGACCGTGGCGGGGTTGCCGTCGGCGGCGGGGGCTTTGAATTTAACGTCGCCGTGCTCGTGGCCGACGCGGTTGACGGCGCAGACGAAGACTCCGTTGGCGATGGCGTGGGCGCGCTGGGCGGTCTGCCAGGCTTCGTATTGGGCGGTGCCGAACTCTTCCTTCTCGGAGGGGTGCCAGCCGATGGCGGTGGGGAAGAAGAGGGTTTCGGCTCCGCGGAGGGCGGTGAGGCGGGCGCCTTCGGGATACCACTGGTCCCAGCAGACTAACGTGCCGATCTTTCCGGCGGTGGTTTCGGTGGCCTTGAAGCCGAGGTCGCCGGGGGTGAAGTAGAACTTCTCGTAGTAGAGAGGGTCGTCGGGGATGTGCATCTTGCGGTAGGTGTCGGCGATGCGGCCGTCGCGCTCGATGGTGACGGCGGTGTTGTGGTAGAGGCCGGGGGCGCGGCGCTCGAAGAGGCTGGCGACGAGGACGACGTTGGCTTCGCGGCAGACGCGGGTGAGGATGTCGGTGGAGGGGCCGGGGATGGACTCGGCGAGGCCGAAGAGGGCGTGGTCTTCGCGCTGGCAGAAGTACTGGGCGCGGAAGAGCTCGGGCAGGCAGACGAGGGTGGCTCCCTGGGCCGCGGCCTTGTAGACACGCTCAGCAGCGCGGTCGAGGTTGAGCTGGGTGTCGGGGGAGCAGGACATCTGGATGAGGGCAACGCGGGTGTTTTGGGTGGGTGCCATGGGTGCCTTTTTTATCACGGGTGGAATTGTTGTTTTGGTCGCTTCCAGTTGCCAAGGATAACGCGAGGAGCTGGACTCGATGATAAAAGGCTGAGAGACTGGCGGGAAATCGCCAATTCGGTCTTTTTTCGAGTGACGATATCTGATACGTTGGAAGTGCCGAAGAATCCATGACGCTTCTGCGGCTCAACCATCCCACAGCGTTTGTATTCATCACCCGCCAGGTGCGGCCGCCGTGTATTTCATGGCAGAAGGAGTGGTACTTTGACCGAATTACGTGATTTTCTGGAACTTCCCTACGGTGAACTCGAGGACCTGAACCTGCAGGCGAAGGAGCAGCGCAAGAAGCGCGTTGCCGCCGATGTGATTCAGGAAGAGCGTCTGAAGTACCTGACCGACGAGAAGCGGATCAAGGCCGTCACCGTGCTGTTCAGCGACCTCGAAGGCCGTCTGCACATGCTGGACTATGACAAGAAATTTCTGATCAAGAGCTATGACAACCTGACGTTCGATGGCTCGTCGATCCGCGGCTTTACGGCGCAGCGGGAGAGCGACCTGCGGCTCGGCATCGACTGGAGCGCGTTCTACTGGGCGCCCGCCGATGTGTTTGGCGGCGGCAAGGTCCTCGTCTTCGGCGAAGTGATCGACAAGAACGGCGGCATCTATAGCGGCGACATCCGCAGCGTGTTGAAGCAGTTTTCGCAGGAGCAGTTCGACAAGCACGGCTACACGCTGAACGCTGCCAACGAGATTGAAGGATTTCTCTTCGAGGGCATCGATGCTGAGCGGATGTATCACGAGACGGGCAGCTTCGAGTATGTCAACAAGGGCGGCTACTATCACTCGCTGCCGGGCGATCCGCTGCGTGAGTTCATCGACACCACGGCGGAAGTGCAGCGCGCCATGGGTTTCGAGAACGAGAAGGACCATCCCGAGGTTGCGCCGTCGCAGTTTGAGATCAACTACACCTACGGCGAGGTTGTTGCCGCGGCTGACCAGATTCAGCTTTATAAGCTGATCTGCCGCCAGGTCGCCACGCAGATGGGCATGACGGCTAGCTTTCTGCCGAAGCCGGTGGTCGGCGTCAACGGAAGCGGAATGCACACCAACGTCTCGATCACCAAGAACGGCAAGAACCTTTTCTGGGATCCGAAGGGCGAAGAGAAGATCTCCAAGATGGCGTGGCAGTTCACCGACCGCATTCTGACGCATGGCAACGATCTTTGCCTGCTGCTGAATGCCAGCGTGAATGCCTATCGGCGTCTGGATCCTCACTTTGAGGCGCCGAACCAGATCAAGGCTTCGGCTGTCGATCGTGGATCGATGATTCGAATTCCTATCGGCAATGAGAAGTCGTCGCGTGTCGAGGTTCGCTCGGTTGGACCGGATGCGAATCCGTACCTTGTGCTGCATTCGATCTTCAAGACCGGCCTGCATGGGGAGACTGCGAAGATCAAGAATCTGCGCCAGGCGGAACGGTATCTGCCGGACAACATCTACACCGCGCTTGAGAACTTCCGCGATGCGGAGTGGACGGGGACGCTGCTTGGTGACGACGTGAAGGCACGCTATGCCGATCTGAAGCAGGCTTCGGCGGATCGCTGCGCACGGCTGCTGGGGACGATCGTCAAGGCTCCCGAGGTACAGTTCCATCACGATGTTTACAACCAGTTGCTTTGGAATATCTTCTAGGCTGTTCGCAGAAAGATTGAAGGCCCCCTGTTGCAGGGGGCCTTTGCTTTTTGGGACCGATGTTGAATATCAGCGAACCGCTCTAGCCGCCGAGGTCGAGGAGGTGGACTTCGCTAAGGGGATGGCCGAGAAAGCTGGAGCCGAGGCGCTGGAATTTTTCTATGGAGTCGGTCGCGTAGAAGCGGCTGGTTGCGGGTGCGCCGGTGGGGTTGGCGGGGAAGTATTCGGCTACGGTGGCGGCGGTGGCGGCGGCGGAGTCGATGATGGTCATGGGGTGGTTGAGTTCGGCGAGGGTGCGCTTGATAAGCGGCTGGAGTAGCGGGTAGTGGGTGCAGCCGAGGAGAAGGGTGTTCAGGTTGGGAGCTTCGGCGAAGGCTTCGTTGAGATAGATGCGGAGGACTTCGGCGGTGACGGGGTGGTCGATCCAGCCTTCTTCGACCAGCGGGACCAGGAGGGGGCAGGCCTTTTCGATGGCGGCGAGCCCGAGGGCGTTGAGGGCGTGAGCGTAGGCGTGGGACTGGATGGTGGCCGTGGTGGCGAGGACGAGGACTGAGGGTGAGGTCTGGGGCGGTTCCTCCCCCTTCGCGACGGTAAGACTGTCGGGAAGATGGGGCACCCGGTTGGTTGAGGAGTCGATTGCTTGGTGGGCGGCTTCGGCTCCGGGTTGGATGACGCCTACGACGGGGATGGGAAGAGCTTGCCTGATGTCTTCGAGGGCGAGGGCGCTGGCGGTGTTGCAGGCGATGCAGAGGAGATCGGCGCCTTGTTCTTCGAGGAATTTTGCGCTGGAGACGGCGTAGCGGGCGATGGTCTCCTGGGACTTGGAGCCGTAGGGGAGCCGTGCGGTGTCGCCTAGATAGATATAGCTGGCTCCGGGGATGAGGGGGAGCAGATCTCGGAGGACGGTGAGGCCGCCGAAGCCGGAGTCGAAGACGCCGATGGTGGGGTTGGGGGGAAGGAGCTTAGCGGGCTTGGCAGTCTTCGCGGTCATGGCTGAGGGGTTTCCTGCGAGTTGGGCTGGGCTTCGGGCTGGGGCAGCGTTGGAGTTGTGGTGGTGTCGATGGCGGGGTAGGCGCGCTTCAGGTCGGCGTGGCCGCTAAGGGTGTCGTGGGGCTGACCGTCGACGAGGAAGCGGACCTCGGTGAGTTGAGGGAAGGCAGCGTGGAGGGTGCCGATGATGGAGAGCAGGGTAAGCTCTTCTACCTGAATGCCGGACGGATGGTTGTCGACGAAGGCGCCGTGCAGATTGACGACGGCCAGTTCTCCGGTGGATTTTGCGGTGTGGGCGGGAGCGGCTTTTTCCGTTTGGGGGAGCCCGGTGGTTCCGCTGAGGGTGTTGTTGGGTGCGGGCGTGGTGATGGGTAGCGAGAGGAAGAAGACGTCGTCTACCGCGGGGCCGCTTTTGAGGGGGTGGGCGGAGGCGGGGAGAGCGTATTCGGCGAGGAGGTGTTCGAGCAGGGCGCGGGCACGGAGGGTGGGGTCCTGCGGCAGGGCGAGTTGCTCCTGATTGGGGGCGATGAAACCGTCGGCGTCGTTGGCGAGGTAGAGGGTGACGTCCTGAGTGCTGGCGGTGGTGGGTGCGGCGATGGGAGTGGCGTCGTTGAGCGCGGTGAGGCGCTGGTGCGCCTGGCGGCAGCCGTGGATGAGGAAGGCGGCCATAAGGAAGACTCCGCCGACGAGGCTCCAGAAGAGAATGCGCTGGTAGCGGGGGATCATTGGGCGGCTCCATCCGCGGTGTTCTCAGCCCGCCATTTGGTGAGGGCTGTGACGATGGCTTCGGCGGCGTGCTGCTGGTAGTTGGCGTCCGAGACAGGCGTGGAAGTCGCTGTGGTGTTGGTTAGAGGAGCGAGTTCGACGGCGATGGCAGGGCAGGTGAGGTTGTCGAGCGGAGGGACGGTGGCGTGGCCGAGGAGGACGGGCAGCTTGGCATTGAGCAGGGCTACGCCGATCTCGTTGGCGAGAGTGCGGCTTTCGGGGACGAAAGATGCCTGCGCGGTGTTCCAGCGCAGGATGCGCGGCGGTTGGGCTGGGGGCGTAAGGGCGGAGGTGAAGATATGGATTCCCGAGCCACTGCTGGTGGCGTGGAGGACGAGGCAGACGGCGGGGTGGTCGTGATTGGCGATCTCGGCGCGCTGGTCGGTGGTGAAGGTGGTGCCGGGGTCGGAGGTGCGGGTGGAGATGACGGCGAAGTTGGCGCCGGAGAGCAGGGCGCGCAGGCGGTTATTGAAGGCGAGGGTGATGTCTTTTTCGAGGAGGTTGTTGGGGAGGTGGGCTCCGCTGTCGGGACCTCCGTGGGCGGGGTCGAGCAGGATGAGGGTGCGGGTGGGCCTGGGCTGAGGGGCTGCGGGGGCTATCTGCGGGGTTTGTGGGTTGGGCTGGACTGGCGGAGGGGTTTGGGCGAGGGACGCGAGACTGCCGAGCGTGAGCAGGATGGCGGCGGCGAGTTGCTTCCGGGGAGGAGTCAATGTCGTTGATTGTAATTGGTCGGGATGGAGGGCGTGGTTGAGGGTGTTGGTTCCTGCCCTGATGAATGTTGGAGCTGCGGGTTAGGGCATACCCCCAGGGGCTAAAGCCCCTCGGCTTTTTAAGGGGATATAGAGGGCCAAGGCTGAAGCCTTGGCGTACCAGAGCCGTTCTCCTCCAGATGCATTTTGGTGATTCGACAAAAACGCAGATTCCCTTCGGGAATGACAAACAAGGGAAGCAACATCTGAGAGGAAATAGCTATAGAAGCAAGAACAACTGCAACTGCAAAATCAGGCCGCGGGTTCTTCGCGCTGCGCTCAGAATGGCAGTTTTTTGGGGTTGGCGCGGTCATCTTTATGATGACCGCGCCTGTGATGCTGGTTAGTCGAGGGCGTAGATGGCGAGGCCGCTGAGGAGCTTGGGGTAGAAGTCGGTGGACTTCTGCGGCATGACGTCCATTGAGAGGGAGACGTCCTTGAGCTGGTCGAGGGTGATCGGTTTGATGAGGAAGGCGATGTCGGCTTCGCCGCTGGCTACCAGACCGACGGCTTCGTCGGCTTCGCGGATGTAGCGGATGTTGCCGAGCTTGGTGATGGAATCGCTGGTGAGGCCGAGGATGCGCTCGAGCACGATGGAGTGGAGCTGGACGACGTCGAGCTGGGCCTGACGGGCGGGGACGTTGGCAAGTTCTTTTGCGATGACTTCTTTTTTGGCGGAGAGGAGATAGTTGCCGTCTCCGGTGGCGGCTACGAAGGCCACGCCGGGAGTTTTTTCGAGGATGCTGACATCGGGAGAGTCGAGTTCCTTGATGTCAAAGAAGGCTGAGGCCTTGGTGAGGAAGTCCGGGGAGCTGAACTCGGGAATGTCGTAGACGACGCGGTGGGTCGGCAGGATGGTGATGCCGGGGGCTTCCATGTTGACGAAGGTCATCATCATGGCAGCTTCTGGGAAGGGCGGTACGGGAAGATGGCCGGAGCCCAGCTTCTCCTCTTCGTCGCGGGGCTGGTTGAGGGGCAGCTTAAGCTGAGCGCTGCGTTCTTTAGCGTAGGCGACCGAGGTCTCGTAGCGGTGATGGCCGTCGGCGATGATGAGTTTCTTGTCGGCCATGGCGGTGACGAGGAGATTGATGAGCGTGGGATCGGTCAGCTTCCAGACTTTGTGGACGACGCCGTACTCGTCGGTGATGGCGAGGTCGGCGGGGGCGCCAGAGTCGAAGATCAGCTTTTCGGCGGTAAAGGCCGGGTCGGAGTAGAGCATGTAGATCTGCTCGCAGTAGGCACGGGTGGCCTTGAAGAGGCTCATACGGTCAGACTTGTGCTTGGGGAAGGTCTGTTCGTGGCGGTAGACGACCTTGTCGGCGTAATCGTAGAGGTGGCCAAGGGCAATGAAGCCGCGGCGCTCCCGCACCTCGTTGGTGTGGGGAACGGTGTAGGTCTGGGAGTAGCCGTAGAGGGCAGGTTCTGCTTCTTCGCGGAGGATGTGGTCTTTGCGCCACTGGCGGAGGGTCTCGGCGGCGCGGGTGTAGCAGTTTTCGTCGTCGGTGTCGGTGGGGAACTGCTTGCCGAGGATGACGCGGATGAGGTTGTAGGGGCTGGCTTCGTAGTAGCGCTCCTGCATGGCCGGGGTGATCTTGTCGTAGGGCTGAGTGACGACGTCTTCCATTTTGACGCGGGAGGTGTCGTAACGAAGGGCGCGGAAGGGGTAGATACGGGCCATGCTTTTGGTTTTCTCCAAGAGGTAAGTATGGGGTTATTGTACGGTGTTGGCGAAAAATAGAAGGCTTAGCGCCTAATTGCATCGATAACACCGATTAAGAACGGGCGACGGAAAAAGTGACGACTCCGATCGAGAGGGCTGTCGGGTGTGAGGCAGGGAAGGAAATAGAGTCGATGGTAACGAATGATTTTGATGGGGCGTCTATCCTTCGGTGTGACCGGAAACACAGTTGGATTGGAATTACTGAAGGAGTATGGTGATACTTCCCTTCAGGTCGGGGACAGGATGGCGGTCTTATGCGGGACACGCTTCAGGTACGAAGATGGCGGTTGATCCAGCGGTTCGGGTGGGCGTTGGTTGTGGTGATGTTTTGTGCGGTGAGCTGGGTTGGGGTGGGATGGGCGCAGGAGAATCCGCTGGGCCAGGTGCAGACGCAGGCGCCCCCTGCTCCGAAGAAGACCGCGGAGGATTCAAAGCCGGTAATTGAGGGCGCAGCGAACGTTGTGGCCCATGCTACTTCCAACCGGAATGCGCGGATTCGGGTGGATGTGAACCTGGTGCTGGTTCCGGCGACGGTGACGGACCCCATGAACCGGCTGGTAACGGGGCTGGAGAAGGAGAACTTTCAGGTCTTCGACGACAATGTGGGGCAGGTGATCAAGAGTTTCTCTACGGAAGACGCGCCGGTGTCGATTGGGGTGGTCTTCGATCTGAGCGGAAGCATGTCGTCAAAGTTCATGCGGTCGCAGAAGGCGCTGACGGAGTTCCTGCGGACATCCAATCCAAAAGACGAGTTTTTTGTGGTGGGATTCAATGATCGTCCGGCGGTGATTGTGGACTATACGTCCGAGGTGGATGACGTGGAAGCCCGGATGGTGATGCTGAAGCCGGAGAAGCGGACAGCGCTGATCGATGCGGTTTATCTGGCGGTGAACAAACTGAAAGACGCCAAGTATGAGCGCAAGGCGCTGCTGATTATCTCTGACGGCGGCGACAATCGGAGCCGGTACACCGAGGGCGAGTTGCGGCGGGCGGTGCGGGAGAGCGATGTTCAGATCTATGCGATTGGAATCTTTGATATGTATGCGCCCACTCCCGAGGAGCAACTGGGGCCGCTGCTGCTGGCGGATATGTGCGACGCGACGGGCGGACGGATGTTTCGAGTGACCGATGTGGCGGACCTGGGCGACATTGCGACACGGATCAGCGCGGAGCTGCGCAACGAATATGTGATCGGGTATACGCCCTCGCAGATGAAGACGAATGGGAACTGGCGTAAATTGAAGTTACGATTGCTTCCACCGCCGGGACTTCCTCCGCTGACGGTGCACAATCGCCAGGGGTACTATGCACCTTCGGAGTAACGGTTTTTGGCCGCTGGTTTTGGCGGCGGGGATGTTGATGGTGGGGGTTGGCCCGGTGGCCGCGTGGGCCCAGCAGGCAGGGGCTGCGCAGCAACAGCCTTCGTTGACGGTAGACCGCGATCCGGTGCCGTCGCCTGACCCGGATACACAGGCTGCGCCGGCAACGGGAGAGGCGCAGGGCCTCGCTCAGCAGACGATTGAGAAGGGCGCGGGGGGGCGGTATACGCTCCGCGAAAATGCCTATGAGGTGCGGCTGAACGCTACTGTTGTCGACAATGGCGGGCGCTCGATTCAGACACTGAACAAGGACGCCTTTCATGTGTACGAGGACGGAGTGCCGCAGACGATCTCCTCGTTCCGGCATGAAGATCTGCCGGTTTCGCTGGGAATACTGATCGACAGCTCGGGGTCGATGTACGACAAGCGGGCGGCGGTGGAGGAGGCTTCGCTGGACCTGGTGAAGCTGTCGAACCCGGAGGACGAAGCGTTCGTGGTGGACTTCTCCTGGGAGGCGTTCATCGACCAGGACTTCACCAGCGACATCAATAAGCTGCAGAAGGGGCTGGACTATATCAAGTCGAGCGGCGGGACGGCGCTCTACGATGCGCTGGTGGCCTCGGCGGACTATACGGCGAAGAACGCCAAGCATCCCAAGCAGGTGCTGCTGGTGATTACAGACGGCGAGGACAATGCTTCGACGGCGACGCTGGAGCAGACGATTCGCAGGATTCAGGATATCGATGGGCCGGTGATCTACAGCATTGGACTGCTGTTTGGGCAGGATACCGACAAGCGCGAGGCGCGTCATGCGCGCAGGGTGCTGGAGTCCCTGTCGGAGGAGACGGGCGGCGTGGCTTATTTCCCGAAGTCAGTGCAGGATGTGGATGAGATCGCGGCGGAGGTGGCGAAGGACATCCGCACGCAGTACACGATTGCGTATCATTCGACCAAGTCGCCGGCGCTGGGCGGATACAGGCAGGTGCATGTGGAGGCGAAGGAGAAGGGGATGGGCCGGCTTTCGGTGCGGACGC from Edaphobacter paludis includes:
- a CDS encoding NAD(P)/FAD-dependent oxidoreductase, which produces MQSDILIIGAGMSGLTAARTLAEAGRNVTLLEASSRVGGRIHTLREANETIELGAEFIHGRPPELWSLIEEANLETYELDGSMLTYEDGRLQSRDEEEESTPILDKLESLPGPDLTFAEYLTHHPIPEDQKQAAIGYVEGFNAADHRIISTHALGLQQAAEEAIEGDRLFRVKDGYDRLPQFLAQKFTDAGGTLALNTLVERIDWTPNHVRIQAQTNGRPITHDAAKAVITLPLGVLQQNSVAFSPTPDALHEANRIRMGNARRFTLVFREPFWKHLPPAGLRELSFLLSFSSMPPVWWTPHPASSNTLTGWVGGPRSEALANLTPSQLSEAACKTLAQIFSLNPADIRVQLLSCHTHDWQHDPFSLGAYSYIAAGALDACSKMTLPAGNTLYFAGEHTDTTGHWGTVHAAIRSGQRAAQQILQQST
- a CDS encoding carbon-nitrogen hydrolase, which gives rise to MAPTQNTRVALIQMSCSPDTQLNLDRAAERVYKAAAQGATLVCLPELFRAQYFCQREDHALFGLAESIPGPSTDILTRVCREANVVLVASLFERRAPGLYHNTAVTIERDGRIADTYRKMHIPDDPLYYEKFYFTPGDLGFKATETTAGKIGTLVCWDQWYPEGARLTALRGAETLFFPTAIGWHPSEKEEFGTAQYEAWQTAQRAHAIANGVFVCAVNRVGHEHGDVKFKAPAADGNPATVELHGPGDHTPHSGIEFWGGSFIADPFGRILAQASHDKEEILYADLDPKLVEVTRQHWPFLRDRRIDAYEGIAKRFLD
- a CDS encoding glutamine synthetase family protein; its protein translation is MTELRDFLELPYGELEDLNLQAKEQRKKRVAADVIQEERLKYLTDEKRIKAVTVLFSDLEGRLHMLDYDKKFLIKSYDNLTFDGSSIRGFTAQRESDLRLGIDWSAFYWAPADVFGGGKVLVFGEVIDKNGGIYSGDIRSVLKQFSQEQFDKHGYTLNAANEIEGFLFEGIDAERMYHETGSFEYVNKGGYYHSLPGDPLREFIDTTAEVQRAMGFENEKDHPEVAPSQFEINYTYGEVVAAADQIQLYKLICRQVATQMGMTASFLPKPVVGVNGSGMHTNVSITKNGKNLFWDPKGEEKISKMAWQFTDRILTHGNDLCLLLNASVNAYRRLDPHFEAPNQIKASAVDRGSMIRIPIGNEKSSRVEVRSVGPDANPYLVLHSIFKTGLHGETAKIKNLRQAERYLPDNIYTALENFRDAEWTGTLLGDDVKARYADLKQASADRCARLLGTIVKAPEVQFHHDVYNQLLWNIF
- a CDS encoding aspartate/glutamate racemase family protein; amino-acid sequence: MTAKTAKPAKLLPPNPTIGVFDSGFGGLTVLRDLLPLIPGASYIYLGDTARLPYGSKSQETIARYAVSSAKFLEEQGADLLCIACNTASALALEDIRQALPIPVVGVIQPGAEAAHQAIDSSTNRVPHLPDSLTVAKGEEPPQTSPSVLVLATTATIQSHAYAHALNALGLAAIEKACPLLVPLVEEGWIDHPVTAEVLRIYLNEAFAEAPNLNTLLLGCTHYPLLQPLIKRTLAELNHPMTIIDSAAATAATVAEYFPANPTGAPATSRFYATDSIEKFQRLGSSFLGHPLSEVHLLDLGG
- a CDS encoding GerMN domain-containing protein is translated as MIPRYQRILFWSLVGGVFLMAAFLIHGCRQAHQRLTALNDATPIAAPTTASTQDVTLYLANDADGFIAPNQEQLALPQDPTLRARALLEHLLAEYALPASAHPLKSGPAVDDVFFLSLPITTPAPNNTLSGTTGLPQTEKAAPAHTAKSTGELAVVNLHGAFVDNHPSGIQVEELTLLSIIGTLHAAFPQLTEVRFLVDGQPHDTLSGHADLKRAYPAIDTTTTPTLPQPEAQPNSQETPQP
- a CDS encoding N-acetylmuramoyl-L-alanine amidase; amino-acid sequence: MTPPRKQLAAAILLTLGSLASLAQTPPPVQPNPQTPQIAPAAPQPRPTRTLILLDPAHGGPDSGAHLPNNLLEKDITLAFNNRLRALLSGANFAVISTRTSDPGTTFTTDQRAEIANHDHPAVCLVLHATSSGSGIHIFTSALTPPAQPPRILRWNTAQASFVPESRTLANEIGVALLNAKLPVLLGHATVPPLDNLTCPAIAVELAPLTNTTATSTPVSDANYQQHAAEAIVTALTKWRAENTADGAAQ
- a CDS encoding DUF1015 domain-containing protein, which codes for MARIYPFRALRYDTSRVKMEDVVTQPYDKITPAMQERYYEASPYNLIRVILGKQFPTDTDDENCYTRAAETLRQWRKDHILREEAEPALYGYSQTYTVPHTNEVRERRGFIALGHLYDYADKVVYRHEQTFPKHKSDRMSLFKATRAYCEQIYMLYSDPAFTAEKLIFDSGAPADLAITDEYGVVHKVWKLTDPTLINLLVTAMADKKLIIADGHHRYETSVAYAKERSAQLKLPLNQPRDEEEKLGSGHLPVPPFPEAAMMMTFVNMEAPGITILPTHRVVYDIPEFSSPDFLTKASAFFDIKELDSPDVSILEKTPGVAFVAATGDGNYLLSAKKEVIAKELANVPARQAQLDVVQLHSIVLERILGLTSDSITKLGNIRYIREADEAVGLVASGEADIAFLIKPITLDQLKDVSLSMDVMPQKSTDFYPKLLSGLAIYALD
- a CDS encoding VWA domain-containing protein, with translation MRDTLQVRRWRLIQRFGWALVVVMFCAVSWVGVGWAQENPLGQVQTQAPPAPKKTAEDSKPVIEGAANVVAHATSNRNARIRVDVNLVLVPATVTDPMNRLVTGLEKENFQVFDDNVGQVIKSFSTEDAPVSIGVVFDLSGSMSSKFMRSQKALTEFLRTSNPKDEFFVVGFNDRPAVIVDYTSEVDDVEARMVMLKPEKRTALIDAVYLAVNKLKDAKYERKALLIISDGGDNRSRYTEGELRRAVRESDVQIYAIGIFDMYAPTPEEQLGPLLLADMCDATGGRMFRVTDVADLGDIATRISAELRNEYVIGYTPSQMKTNGNWRKLKLRLLPPPGLPPLTVHNRQGYYAPSE
- a CDS encoding VWA domain-containing protein, with the protein product MHLRSNGFWPLVLAAGMLMVGVGPVAAWAQQAGAAQQQPSLTVDRDPVPSPDPDTQAAPATGEAQGLAQQTIEKGAGGRYTLRENAYEVRLNATVVDNGGRSIQTLNKDAFHVYEDGVPQTISSFRHEDLPVSLGILIDSSGSMYDKRAAVEEASLDLVKLSNPEDEAFVVDFSWEAFIDQDFTSDINKLQKGLDYIKSSGGTALYDALVASADYTAKNAKHPKQVLLVITDGEDNASTATLEQTIRRIQDIDGPVIYSIGLLFGQDTDKREARHARRVLESLSEETGGVAYFPKSVQDVDEIAAEVAKDIRTQYTIAYHSTKSPALGGYRQVHVEAKEKGMGRLSVRTRAGYFPRVADGGASTGEKGLTDPGKRPQ